The following are from one region of the Coffea eugenioides isolate CCC68of chromosome 2, Ceug_1.0, whole genome shotgun sequence genome:
- the LOC113763440 gene encoding ACT domain-containing protein ACR12 isoform X1 yields MAIANAFFSPAAAATLAPVRSKLSHSDCDFSAPHLNLSFSTSSSKLTRGLFHSGITTKKNISCASIDGVESVSSASLKSEQDRDGIPMPIVLIDQDSDSDATIVQVSFGDRLGALIDTSWFSLEQMKALKDLGLDVVKGTVNTEASVIETKFFIMRLASGRKVEDPDLLERIRLTIINNLLKYHPESSERLAMGEAFGIKAPAKKLDVDIATHIHVKDDGPARSLLYIETADRPGLLLEMIKIMADINVNVESAEIETEGLVAKDKFHVSYRGQALNNSLSQVLTNCLRYYLRRPETDEDSY; encoded by the exons ATGGCGATCGCCAACGCTTTCTTCAGtcctgctgctgctgctacCTTAGCACCTGTTCGATCCAAGTTGTCCCATTCCGATTGTGACTTCTCTGCTCCTCACTTGAATCTCTCCTTTTCCACCTCCTCGTCTAAACTCACCCGCGGGTTATTTCATTCCGGAATCACTACCAAAAA GAATATTAGTTGCGCTTCGATCGATGGTGTGGAATCAGTTAGTTCAGCCTCATTG AAATCAGAGCAGGATAGAGATGGTATTCCTATGCCTATTGTTCTGATAGATCAAGATTCTGACTCTGATGCAACAATAGTACAAGTTAGCTTTGGCGATCGTCTTGGTGCTCTCATTGACACG TCTTGGTTTTCTCTGGAGCAGATGAAGGCACTAAAAGATCTTGGTTTGGATGTTGTGAAAGGAACTGTCAACACTGAGGCCTCAGTGatagaaacaaaatttttcatCATGCGTCT ggcaagtggaCGCAAAGTTGAAGATCCTGATCTTCTGGAGAGAATTCGTCTTACCATTATCAACAACCTGCTGAAGTATCATCCA GAGTCTAGTGAGCGTCTTGCAATGGGTGAGGCTTTCGGAATAAAAGCACCGGCAAAGAAG CTTGATGTTGATATTGCTACTCATATACATGTCAAGGATGATGGACCTGCAAGGAG CTTACTTTATATTGAAACAGCTGATCGGCCTGGGCTGCTCTTAGAGATGATCAAAATTATGGCTGACATCAATGTTAATGTGGAATCTGCTGAAATTGAAACAGAA GGTCTAGTAGCAAAGGACAAGTTTCATGTCAGTTACAGAGGGCAAGCATTGAACAATTCCTTGTCTCAG GTGCTAACTAATTGCCTGCGTTACTACCTCCGGAGGCCAGAAACTGATGAAGATAGTTACTAA
- the LOC113763440 gene encoding ACT domain-containing protein ACR12 isoform X2, giving the protein MAIANAFFSPAAAATLAPVRSKLSHSDCDFSAPHLNLSFSTSSSKLTRGLFHSGITTKKNISCASIDGVESVSSASLKSEQDRDGIPMPIVLIDQDSDSDATIVQVSFGDRLGALIDTMKALKDLGLDVVKGTVNTEASVIETKFFIMRLASGRKVEDPDLLERIRLTIINNLLKYHPESSERLAMGEAFGIKAPAKKLDVDIATHIHVKDDGPARSLLYIETADRPGLLLEMIKIMADINVNVESAEIETEGLVAKDKFHVSYRGQALNNSLSQVLTNCLRYYLRRPETDEDSY; this is encoded by the exons ATGGCGATCGCCAACGCTTTCTTCAGtcctgctgctgctgctacCTTAGCACCTGTTCGATCCAAGTTGTCCCATTCCGATTGTGACTTCTCTGCTCCTCACTTGAATCTCTCCTTTTCCACCTCCTCGTCTAAACTCACCCGCGGGTTATTTCATTCCGGAATCACTACCAAAAA GAATATTAGTTGCGCTTCGATCGATGGTGTGGAATCAGTTAGTTCAGCCTCATTG AAATCAGAGCAGGATAGAGATGGTATTCCTATGCCTATTGTTCTGATAGATCAAGATTCTGACTCTGATGCAACAATAGTACAAGTTAGCTTTGGCGATCGTCTTGGTGCTCTCATTGACACG ATGAAGGCACTAAAAGATCTTGGTTTGGATGTTGTGAAAGGAACTGTCAACACTGAGGCCTCAGTGatagaaacaaaatttttcatCATGCGTCT ggcaagtggaCGCAAAGTTGAAGATCCTGATCTTCTGGAGAGAATTCGTCTTACCATTATCAACAACCTGCTGAAGTATCATCCA GAGTCTAGTGAGCGTCTTGCAATGGGTGAGGCTTTCGGAATAAAAGCACCGGCAAAGAAG CTTGATGTTGATATTGCTACTCATATACATGTCAAGGATGATGGACCTGCAAGGAG CTTACTTTATATTGAAACAGCTGATCGGCCTGGGCTGCTCTTAGAGATGATCAAAATTATGGCTGACATCAATGTTAATGTGGAATCTGCTGAAATTGAAACAGAA GGTCTAGTAGCAAAGGACAAGTTTCATGTCAGTTACAGAGGGCAAGCATTGAACAATTCCTTGTCTCAG GTGCTAACTAATTGCCTGCGTTACTACCTCCGGAGGCCAGAAACTGATGAAGATAGTTACTAA
- the LOC113763440 gene encoding ACT domain-containing protein ACR12 isoform X3 has product MAIANAFFSPAAAATLAPVRSKLSHSDCDFSAPHLNLSFSTSSSKLTRGLFHSGITTKKNISCASIDGVESVSSASLKSEQDRDGIPMPIVLIDQDSDSDATIVQVSFGDRLGALIDTSWFSLEQMKALKDLGLDVVKGTVNTEASVIETKFFIMRLASGRKVEDPDLLERIRLTIINNLLKYHPESSERLAMGEAFGIKAPAKKLDVDIATHIHVKDDGPARSLLYIETADRPGLLLEMIKIMADINVNVESAEIETEGLVAKDKFHVSYRGQALNNSLSQVYCTSPEQKDN; this is encoded by the exons ATGGCGATCGCCAACGCTTTCTTCAGtcctgctgctgctgctacCTTAGCACCTGTTCGATCCAAGTTGTCCCATTCCGATTGTGACTTCTCTGCTCCTCACTTGAATCTCTCCTTTTCCACCTCCTCGTCTAAACTCACCCGCGGGTTATTTCATTCCGGAATCACTACCAAAAA GAATATTAGTTGCGCTTCGATCGATGGTGTGGAATCAGTTAGTTCAGCCTCATTG AAATCAGAGCAGGATAGAGATGGTATTCCTATGCCTATTGTTCTGATAGATCAAGATTCTGACTCTGATGCAACAATAGTACAAGTTAGCTTTGGCGATCGTCTTGGTGCTCTCATTGACACG TCTTGGTTTTCTCTGGAGCAGATGAAGGCACTAAAAGATCTTGGTTTGGATGTTGTGAAAGGAACTGTCAACACTGAGGCCTCAGTGatagaaacaaaatttttcatCATGCGTCT ggcaagtggaCGCAAAGTTGAAGATCCTGATCTTCTGGAGAGAATTCGTCTTACCATTATCAACAACCTGCTGAAGTATCATCCA GAGTCTAGTGAGCGTCTTGCAATGGGTGAGGCTTTCGGAATAAAAGCACCGGCAAAGAAG CTTGATGTTGATATTGCTACTCATATACATGTCAAGGATGATGGACCTGCAAGGAG CTTACTTTATATTGAAACAGCTGATCGGCCTGGGCTGCTCTTAGAGATGATCAAAATTATGGCTGACATCAATGTTAATGTGGAATCTGCTGAAATTGAAACAGAA GGTCTAGTAGCAAAGGACAAGTTTCATGTCAGTTACAGAGGGCAAGCATTGAACAATTCCTTGTCTCAG GTTTATTGCACTAGTCCAGAACAGAAAGATAACTAA